A single genomic interval of Pomacea canaliculata isolate SZHN2017 linkage group LG5, ASM307304v1, whole genome shotgun sequence harbors:
- the LOC112565268 gene encoding zygote arrest protein 1-like yields MSYRGKKRRGEQRRYGFFHCDICDLDWESSHVYVAYGTDDALYEQECKNCGTAYYPDYVERLRCRDCQEVDCTCSDKERHVDPFKPHLEEHCLRCRSGRRCVPKRYR; encoded by the exons ATGTCTTACCGTgggaaaaaaa GAAGGGGTGAACAAAGACGTTACGGCTTCTTCCATTGTGACATCTGTGACCTAGACTGGGAGAGCTCTCATGTCTACGTCGCTTACGGCACAGATGAC GCACTGTACGAACAGGAGTGCAAGAACTGTGGCACGGCCTATTACCCCGACTATGTGGAGCGACTCCGCTGCCGCGACTGCCAGGAGGTTGACTGCACTTGCTCCGATAAGGAACGCCACGTGGACCCCTTCAAGCCTCACCTTGAAGAGCACTGCCTCCGGTGCCGCTCTGGGCGCAGATGCGTCCCGAAGCGCTAccgctga
- the LOC112565385 gene encoding homeobox protein not2-like: protein MQQTTPESYLAIRRHQRLLGSAHPYYEKSATAAGGLKSSAKGCSERKSSGKGKRVRTIFTPEQLERLEAEFERQQYMVGTERYYLAASLSLTEAQVKVWFQNRRIKWRKQTLEQHQARLASMYSSAGASDSDDDEEDSAEEKDDEGLLQLRTQSSACPGPHDPGSRKPTARILLTARSQK from the exons atgcagcagacgacacctgaGAGCTACCTGGCTATTCGTCGACATCAAAGACTCCTGGGATCAGCTCACCCTTACTACGAAAAATCTGCGACAGCAGCTGGTGGACTCAAGTCGTCTGCGAAAG GTTGCTCTGAGCGGAAGTCGTCAGGGAAAGGCAAGCGAGTCCGCACCATCTTCACACCTGAGCAACTGGAGCGTCTGGAGGCGGAGTTTGAAAGACAGCAGTACATGGTGGGCACAGAAAG GTATTACCTGGCGGCCTCCTTGAGTCTGACAGAGGCCCAGGTGAAGGTGTGGTTCCAGAATCGCCGCATCAAGTGGCGCAAACAGACTCTGGAGCAGCATCAGGCGCGACTGGCCTCCATGTACTCCAGCGCTGGGGCCAgcgacagcgacgacgacgaagagGATAGCGCGGAGGAAAAGGACGACGAGGGATTATTGCAGCTCCGGACCCAGAGTTCCGCGTGTCCTGGCCCACACGACCCAGGCTCGAGGAAGCCAACGGCGAGGATTTTGTTAACAGCTAGGTCACAGAAGTGA